TCCAGGGAATTCGACTACTCCTGTCCCCCGGCGTCTGATCCGGGGTTAGCCGGAGTGACGGCCTTAGAGAGTTTTTAATATAGGCATCATCATTAACAGTCCAAGAATAAAGGAGGGATTATGCCAGGAAGAGATGGAACCGGCCCGGCAGGAAAAGGCCGTGGTGGCGGTCCTGGGTCGGGAGGAGGCAGAATGGGTGGTGGTTCCGGCCTGGGTGCCGGTGGAAATTGTCTTTGCCCTAAATGCGGCAATAAGAGCCCCCATACCAGGGGAACGCCCTGCAGTACCATGAAATGTCCCAAATGCGGCACCGCCATGGTCCGGGGATAGGATTTAGTAGAATAAGGACCTCATTAATCGGTGGGTTACGTTATCACTCCACCCACCCAACATTTTGTTAAGCATAGGTTAACATAGAGGAGTTTTGAATAAAAAGTTTTCACCGGCAAAGGCCGGATGAGTCCCGCCGACGAAGGAGCACCTCCCACTCCCTCAGGGGCGGGGCTCAAACAAAAGGTGGTTTAAGGAAAAATTATTTCCCCTTTGCGTTCTTGGCGTCTCTGCGGTGAAAATAGTTTTTCAAAAAGCTAAACTGGTACGGTTTTTTAAAAAATTGGAACAATAAATATTGAAAGGAGTTTTGATTATGAGTAGTTGTGGACATGGTTCTCATGCGGGAAATGATTCCCAACGGGCGGAAGATGCCTCTATTGCCAGATCGTTATCCCGTATTAAAAACAAATTATTGGTCATGAGTGGAAAGGGAGGGGTCGGGAAAAGCAGTCTGGCGGCCAACCTGGCCGTAGGCTTATCCCTGAAAGGCTACCAGGTCGGTCTTATGGACGTGGATTTACATGGTCCCAGCATTCCCAGGATGCTCGGACTGAATGGTCAGGCCCCCATTCAACAAAATGTAGGGATTTACCCTATCCCCGTGAATGAAAACCTTAAGGTAATATCCGTTGAAGTATTGATGCCCGACAAGGATTCCCCCATGATCTGGCGAGGTCCCTTGAAGATCGGGGTCATCCGGCAATTTATCGCCGATGTCATCTGGGAAGACCTGGATTTCCTGATTATTGATTCCCCCCCGGGAACAGGGGATGAACCCTTGACCGTAGCCCAGACCATACCGGATGCCCAGGCCATTGTCGTTACCACCCCTCAGGAAATCTCCTTATCCGATGTACGCAAGTCCATCAATTTTTGCCACCAGGTCAACATGCCCATCATGGGCCTGGTAGAAAACATGAGCGGTTATATCTGTACGCACTGCGGACAGGAATCGGCCATTTTTAAAAAAGATGGGGGAAAACGAACCGCCGTCTCCATGGGCGTTCCATTTTTGGGGAGTATTCCTTTTGATATGCACCTCATGGAAATGACCGATCAGGGAAAGGCCTATCTCCTTAATAACCCGGTCCCGGCCGTTAAAGGGGCACTTGATGGTATTATTGAAAAGATAGTAATTGCAACGACCGGAAACCGAAAAGCCCCGATAATACCTGTGCAGGAGGAATTAACCCGAATGGACTCAAAAATACCAACGCTCGATAGTTTAAAGATTGCCATCCCCTTGGCTGAGGGAATTCTTTGTAATCATTTTGGTCACTGCGAACAGTTTGCTTTAGTCGATTTACGAGGAAAAAACATTATTCAAAAGGTATCTGTAACTCCCCCTCCCCACGAACCGGGACTTCTGCCCCGCTGGTTAGGCGAAAAAGGGGTGAATCTCATCATCGCCGGAGGGATGGGACAGCGGGCCGTCGGTCTTTTTACGGAACAAGGAATCAAAGTATTAACCGGTGCCCCGCAACTTCCTGTGGAAGAATTGATTGCCCATTATGTCAATCAAACTTTAGTTACCGGAGCCAACGTCTGTGATCATTAGTATCGCCAGCGGGAAGGGGGGAACAGGCAAGACCAGTGTGGCCGTGGCTCTGGCCTTATCTCTGGAGAAACCGGCTCAACTCCTGGATTGCGATGTGGAAGCCCCCAACGCACATATCTTCATGAAGACCCGATGGGAGAAAAAAGAGACGGTTTATCTCCAGATCCCGAAGGCCGATGAGGAAAAATGCACATATTGCCAGGCCTGTTCCCAACTTTGCCAATTTAAGGCCATCCTGGTGTTAGGCGAAACGATTCTGACTTTCCCTGAAATGTGCCATGCCTGCGGAGGGTGTTTTCTGGTCTGTGCGCCGAAGGCCTTGATACCGGATCGGAAAGAATTGGGGGAGGTTGAAGAGGGTTGGGCCGGGCCCGTGCATTTTGTTCATGGTCGATTACGGGTCGGGGAGCCCTTGTCACCCCCTTTGATCAAAGAGGTCAAAAAACGAATCGACAGAAAACAGGTTGTCATCCTGGATTCTCCACCCGGAACTTCCTGCCCGGTTATTCAGACGGTGAAAGGCTCGGATTTTACGATCCTGGTGACCGAACCCACCCCATTCGGGCTTTATGATTTAAAGCTGGCCGTCGAGGCCCTGGGAACCTTGGGTATTCCCTGCGGGGTAATCCTG
This DNA window, taken from Deltaproteobacteria bacterium, encodes the following:
- a CDS encoding P-loop NTPase, with the protein product MSSCGHGSHAGNDSQRAEDASIARSLSRIKNKLLVMSGKGGVGKSSLAANLAVGLSLKGYQVGLMDVDLHGPSIPRMLGLNGQAPIQQNVGIYPIPVNENLKVISVEVLMPDKDSPMIWRGPLKIGVIRQFIADVIWEDLDFLIIDSPPGTGDEPLTVAQTIPDAQAIVVTTPQEISLSDVRKSINFCHQVNMPIMGLVENMSGYICTHCGQESAIFKKDGGKRTAVSMGVPFLGSIPFDMHLMEMTDQGKAYLLNNPVPAVKGALDGIIEKIVIATTGNRKAPIIPVQEELTRMDSKIPTLDSLKIAIPLAEGILCNHFGHCEQFALVDLRGKNIIQKVSVTPPPHEPGLLPRWLGEKGVNLIIAGGMGQRAVGLFTEQGIKVLTGAPQLPVEELIAHYVNQTLVTGANVCDH
- a CDS encoding ATP-binding protein, with the protein product MIISIASGKGGTGKTSVAVALALSLEKPAQLLDCDVEAPNAHIFMKTRWEKKETVYLQIPKADEEKCTYCQACSQLCQFKAILVLGETILTFPEMCHACGGCFLVCAPKALIPDRKELGEVEEGWAGPVHFVHGRLRVGEPLSPPLIKEVKKRIDRKQVVILDSPPGTSCPVIQTVKGSDFTILVTEPTPFGLYDLKLAVEALGTLGIPCGVILNRADIGDNQVQTYLESEGIPLLMKIPFDRKIAEGYAQGQSLVEIHPELREKFQKLFHEILKGYIKNYLETH